One region of Oncorhynchus mykiss isolate Arlee chromosome 8, USDA_OmykA_1.1, whole genome shotgun sequence genomic DNA includes:
- the LOC110529474 gene encoding filamin-A-interacting protein 1 isoform X4, with amino-acid sequence MLKSERTQPEALEAHYGSAAPIKPLQALQRDSLLTNNTSTLGDDVYQMPMQELDRLEDKHRETYRRMLEQLLLAEKCHRRTVNELDNEKRKHTDFMNKSDEFTNLLEQERERLKELLEQDKVYQACKDKDQSRRLEKVREELVKLKSFVLMLVDERQLHIEQIDQQSQKVQDLSSELQEREQRLVAVSGNAKEDSQKVLKLEAELECKATKFTQEREEMTAKLANQESQSRQLRLKLASLAHRIEELEESNKALQKSEEDLLELRDKISKGGCGNSSLMAELETLRKRVLEMEGKDEEITKTESQARELRKRLQDEETTGRELRLEVEKLQKRMGELEKLERTFNMNKSECATLHVNIVREKGLANDLAGELGIVKNRMKELENSESRLEKAEMGLKDDLMKLKSFTVILVDERKNMTERIKQEELKSDDLNKMFKTEQGKVMEVTEKLIEESKKFLRLKSEMEVKVTSLTNEKDELKTKLASEEEKCRDLSFKVDVMKKQMKGLEEAERESFKSRANKDKISLAEHNKVNELTQEIERLKNRLKQLEVVEGDLMKTEDEYELLEKKFRTEHDKANVLAQLLDEMKSQTAMNKAIEKGEAVSQEAELRMCCKIEEARTRDLQADVQALKEKIHELMNKEDQLSQLQVDYSLLQQRFLEEDDKKKSLGQDVVNLTKELEVTKRYSRALRPSMNGRRIVDVPVTSTAVQTDVVVNEPVEEDTPAVFIRKSVLEENHIMSNLRQRGLKKPATVLERYPPAATDLGLRKSWIPWMKKNDAVTITQTTPEKTLSPQVNGDSSARPPELTMSQKPGQPLHIRVTPDHEKSTASLKITGPRAEDFFSSTTIIPTLGLQRPRITIVPKPTAVSSKSKPGEGMMGGPERCKSPVTITTISRAKSPDRNKGSSYSDSNRPLSPVSIITVNTTPVAFASTSPEPHDMSTMGRAVFKVTPETPVRNYNSNASIITTTEDNKIHIHLGAQFKRPSHRSSSSPTVTARPLSVSTESKEAPTGTVLRSPCQTNNTTMPGKTTPSKLTSSITITPITSALSRPTQSVPGADVQSSRATATRIPMPKGMKTGKAVVTGVSTVTRIESRAESQSMKIELKRSTVCSSTSSGGGKC; translated from the exons ATGCTGAAGTCAGAGCGTACCCAACCCGAAGCCCTGGAGGCCCATTACGGCTCAGCTGCCCCAATCAAACCCCTCCAGGCCCTGCAGAGAGACAGCCTACTGACCAACAACACTTCAACGCTAGGGGACGACGTCTACCAGATGCCCATGCAAGAG TTGGACCGGCTGGAGGACAAGCATCGCGAGACTTATAGGCGTATGCTGGAGCAGCTGCTGCTAGCTGAGAAGTGTCACCGCCGCACAGTTAACGAGCTGGACAATGAGAAACGCAAACACACCGACTTCATGAACAAGAGTGATGAGTTCACCAACCTACtggaacaggagagggagag attAAAGGAGTTGCTGGAGCAGGATAAGGTGTACCAGGCTTGTAAAGACAAGGATCAGAGCAGGAGGCTAGAGAAGGTCCGTGAGGAGCTGGTCAAACTCAAGTCCTTTGTCCTGATGCTGGTGGACGAGCGGCAGCTCCACATCGAGCAGATCGACCAGCAGAGCCAGAAGGTCCAGGACCTCAGCAGCGAGCTCCAGGAGAGAGAACAGCGACTGGTCGCTGTCAGCGGCAACGCCAAGGAGGACAGCCAGAAGGTCCTCAAACTCGAGGCGGAGCTAGAGTGCAAAGCCACCAAGTTCACCCAGGAGCGTGAGGAGATGACTGCCAAGCTGGCCAACCAGGAGTCCCAGAGCCGCCAGCTCCGCCTGAAGCTGGCAAGCCTGGCCCACAGGATCGAGGAGCTGGAGGAAAGCAACAAGGCACTGCAGAAGTCAGAGGAAGACCTCCTAGAGCTGAGGGACAAGATCAGCAAGGGGGGGTGTGGGAACTCCAGCCTCATGGCGGAGCTGGAGACACTGCGCAAGAGAGTCCTGGAGATGGAGGGCAAGGATGAGGAGATCACCAAGACAGAGAGCCAAGCCAGGGAGCTGAGGAAGAGGCTACAAGACGAGGAGACCACTGGCCGGGAGCTGAGGCTGGAGGTGGAAAAATTGCAAAAGAGAATGGGGGAGCTGGAGAAACTGGAGAGAACTTTCAACATGAACAAATCAGAGTGTGCAACACTTCATGTTAACATAGTAAGAGAGAAAGGACTGGCAAATGACTTAGCTGGTGAGCTGGGCATAGTTAAAAACCGTATGAAAGAACTGGAGAACTCTGAATCGAGACTTGAGAAAGCAGAGATGGGCCTAAAGGATGACCTGATGAAGCTGAAGTCATTTACAGTGATACTAGTGGATGAGAGGAAGAACATGACTGAGAGAATTAAACAGGAGGAGCTAAAGAGCGATGATTTAAATAAGATGTTCAAAACTGAGCAGGGTAAGGTTATGGAAGTCACAGAAAAGTTGATTGAGGAGAGCAAAAAGTTCCTCAGACTGAAATCAGAAATGGAGGTAAAAGTAACGTCTCTTACTAATGAGAAAGATGAACTGAAAACGAAACTCGCAAGTGAAGAGGAAAAGTGCAGGGATCTTAGCTTCAAGGTCGACGTGATGAAAAAACAAATGAAGGGGCTAGAGGAGGCAGAAAGAGAATCATTCAAAAGCAGAGCTAATAAGGACAAAATATCCCTAGCTGAGCACAACAAAGTCAATGAGCTAACGCAGGAAATCGAAAGACTCAAAAACCGCCTAAAACAGCTAGAGGTGGTGGAAGGTGACCTGATGAAGACAGAGGACGAGTACGAATTACTGGAGAAGAAGTTCCGAACGGAGCACGACAAGGCCAATGTTCTCGCTCAGCTGCTGGATGAGATGAAGAGTCAGACCGCCATGAACAAGGCCatagagaagggagaggcggtGAGCCAGGAGGCTGAGTTAAGGATGTGCTGCAAAATAGAAGAGGCCAGAACCAGAGACCTGCAGGCAGATGTTCAGGCCCTCAAAGAGAAGATCCACGAGCTGATGAACAAGGAGGACCAGCTCTCCCAGCTGCAGGTAGACTACTCCCTCCTCCAGCAGAGGTTCCTGGAGGAGGACGACAAGAAGAAGAGCCTGGGCCAGGATGTGGTCAACCTCACCAAAGAGCTGGAGGTCACCAAGCGCTACAGCCGCGCCCTGCGTCCCAGTATGAATGGGAGGAGGATAGTAGATGTCCCAGTCACCTCCACCGCAGTGCAGACAGACGTAGTGGTCAATGAGCCTGTTGAGGAGGACACACCTGCAGTGTTCATCAGGAAATCTGTCCTGGAGGAGAACCATATTATGAGCAACCTGAGGCAGAGGGGTCTAAAGAAGCCTGCAACCGTGCTGGAGCGCTACCCCCCTGCAGCCACTGATCTGGGCCTGAGAAAATCTTGGATACCTTGGATGAAAAAGAATGATGCAGTGACGATCACTCAGACCACCCCAGAGAAGACCCTATCCCCTCAGGTTAATGGGGACTCTTCCGCTCGTCCACCCGAGCTGACCATGTCCCAAAAGCCAGGCCAGCCGCTGCACATCCGAGTGACCCCCGATCACGAGAAAAGCACTGCCTCCTTGAAGATCACTGGCCCTCGTGCTGAGGACTTCTTCTCCAGCACCACCATCATCCCCACCCTGGGCCTTCAGAGGCCCCGCATCACCATTGTTCCCAAGCCCACCGCCGTGTCCTCAAAGAGCAAGCCAGGTGAGGGCATGATGGGTGGGCCTGAGCGGTGCAAGTCTCCagtcaccatcaccaccatctccAGGGCCAAGTCCCCAGACAGGAATAAGGGCTCCTCCTACTCAGACTCgaacagacctctctctcctgtctccatcaTCACAGTGAACACCACTCCAGTGGCCTTTGCCTCCACATCCCCTGAGCCCCATGACATGAGCACCATGGGCCGGGCTGTGTTCAAGGTGACCCCAGAGACGCCTGTCCGAAACTACAACTCCAATGCCAGTATCATCACCACCACAGAGGACAACAAGATCCACATCCATCTGGGAGCTCAGTTCAAGAGGCCATCACACCGCAGCAGTAGCAGCCCCACGGTGACAGCAAGGCCCCTTAGTGTGAGCACAGAGAGCAAGGAGGCACCCACAGGTACGGTGCTGCGCTCCCCATGTCaaaccaacaacaccaccatgcCTGGGAAGACTACGCCAAGCAAATTGACCAGCAGCATCACCATCACCCCCATCACCTCTGCCCTCTCCAGGCCAACTCAGTCTGTG CCCGGGGCGGATGTGCAGTCATCTCGGGCCACGGCCACACGAATCCCTATGCCAAAAGGTATGAAAACAGGCAAGGCAGTTGTGACAGGCGTTTCCACTGTGACACGGATAGAGTCGCGAGCCGAGAGCCAGTCTATGAAAATTGAACTGAAGAGGTCAACAGTCTGCAGCTCTACCTCCTCAGGGGGAGGGAAGTGCTGA
- the LOC110529474 gene encoding filamin-A-interacting protein 1 isoform X5: MRVQASNLPSCCSLSYHSFAISSACLPPIPAPTTAHGTLGWGLKELLEQDKVYQACKDKDQSRRLEKVREELVKLKSFVLMLVDERQLHIEQIDQQSQKVQDLSSELQEREQRLVAVSGNAKEDSQKVLKLEAELECKATKFTQEREEMTAKLANQESQSRQLRLKLASLAHRIEELEESNKALQKSEEDLLELRDKISKGGCGNSSLMAELETLRKRVLEMEGKDEEITKTESQARELRKRLQDEETTGRELRLEVEKLQKRMGELEKLERTFNMNKSECATLHVNIVREKGLANDLAGELGIVKNRMKELENSESRLEKAEMGLKDDLMKLKSFTVILVDERKNMTERIKQEELKSDDLNKMFKTEQGKVMEVTEKLIEESKKFLRLKSEMEVKVTSLTNEKDELKTKLASEEEKCRDLSFKVDVMKKQMKGLEEAERESFKSRANKDKISLAEHNKVNELTQEIERLKNRLKQLEVVEGDLMKTEDEYELLEKKFRTEHDKANVLAQLLDEMKSQTAMNKAIEKGEAVSQEAELRMCCKIEEARTRDLQADVQALKEKIHELMNKEDQLSQLQVDYSLLQQRFLEEDDKKKSLGQDVVNLTKELEVTKRYSRALRPSMNGRRIVDVPVTSTAVQTDVVVNEPVEEDTPAVFIRKSVLEENHIMSNLRQRGLKKPATVLERYPPAATDLGLRKSWIPWMKKNDAVTITQTTPEKTLSPQVNGDSSARPPELTMSQKPGQPLHIRVTPDHEKSTASLKITGPRAEDFFSSTTIIPTLGLQRPRITIVPKPTAVSSKSKPGEGMMGGPERCKSPVTITTISRAKSPDRNKGSSYSDSNRPLSPVSIITVNTTPVAFASTSPEPHDMSTMGRAVFKVTPETPVRNYNSNASIITTTEDNKIHIHLGAQFKRPSHRSSSSPTVTARPLSVSTESKEAPTGTVLRSPCQTNNTTMPGKTTPSKLTSSITITPITSALSRPTQSVPGADVQSSRATATRIPMPKGMKTGKAVVTGVSTVTRIESRAESQSMKIELKRSTVCSSTSSGGGKC; the protein is encoded by the exons ATGAGGGTTCAGGCTTCTAATCTGCCCTCCTGTTGTTCCCTCTCCTATCATTCCTTTGCCATCTCTTCTGCTTGCCTGCCTCCCATTCCAGCTCCCACCACTGCCCACGGGACTCTGGGCTGGGG attAAAGGAGTTGCTGGAGCAGGATAAGGTGTACCAGGCTTGTAAAGACAAGGATCAGAGCAGGAGGCTAGAGAAGGTCCGTGAGGAGCTGGTCAAACTCAAGTCCTTTGTCCTGATGCTGGTGGACGAGCGGCAGCTCCACATCGAGCAGATCGACCAGCAGAGCCAGAAGGTCCAGGACCTCAGCAGCGAGCTCCAGGAGAGAGAACAGCGACTGGTCGCTGTCAGCGGCAACGCCAAGGAGGACAGCCAGAAGGTCCTCAAACTCGAGGCGGAGCTAGAGTGCAAAGCCACCAAGTTCACCCAGGAGCGTGAGGAGATGACTGCCAAGCTGGCCAACCAGGAGTCCCAGAGCCGCCAGCTCCGCCTGAAGCTGGCAAGCCTGGCCCACAGGATCGAGGAGCTGGAGGAAAGCAACAAGGCACTGCAGAAGTCAGAGGAAGACCTCCTAGAGCTGAGGGACAAGATCAGCAAGGGGGGGTGTGGGAACTCCAGCCTCATGGCGGAGCTGGAGACACTGCGCAAGAGAGTCCTGGAGATGGAGGGCAAGGATGAGGAGATCACCAAGACAGAGAGCCAAGCCAGGGAGCTGAGGAAGAGGCTACAAGACGAGGAGACCACTGGCCGGGAGCTGAGGCTGGAGGTGGAAAAATTGCAAAAGAGAATGGGGGAGCTGGAGAAACTGGAGAGAACTTTCAACATGAACAAATCAGAGTGTGCAACACTTCATGTTAACATAGTAAGAGAGAAAGGACTGGCAAATGACTTAGCTGGTGAGCTGGGCATAGTTAAAAACCGTATGAAAGAACTGGAGAACTCTGAATCGAGACTTGAGAAAGCAGAGATGGGCCTAAAGGATGACCTGATGAAGCTGAAGTCATTTACAGTGATACTAGTGGATGAGAGGAAGAACATGACTGAGAGAATTAAACAGGAGGAGCTAAAGAGCGATGATTTAAATAAGATGTTCAAAACTGAGCAGGGTAAGGTTATGGAAGTCACAGAAAAGTTGATTGAGGAGAGCAAAAAGTTCCTCAGACTGAAATCAGAAATGGAGGTAAAAGTAACGTCTCTTACTAATGAGAAAGATGAACTGAAAACGAAACTCGCAAGTGAAGAGGAAAAGTGCAGGGATCTTAGCTTCAAGGTCGACGTGATGAAAAAACAAATGAAGGGGCTAGAGGAGGCAGAAAGAGAATCATTCAAAAGCAGAGCTAATAAGGACAAAATATCCCTAGCTGAGCACAACAAAGTCAATGAGCTAACGCAGGAAATCGAAAGACTCAAAAACCGCCTAAAACAGCTAGAGGTGGTGGAAGGTGACCTGATGAAGACAGAGGACGAGTACGAATTACTGGAGAAGAAGTTCCGAACGGAGCACGACAAGGCCAATGTTCTCGCTCAGCTGCTGGATGAGATGAAGAGTCAGACCGCCATGAACAAGGCCatagagaagggagaggcggtGAGCCAGGAGGCTGAGTTAAGGATGTGCTGCAAAATAGAAGAGGCCAGAACCAGAGACCTGCAGGCAGATGTTCAGGCCCTCAAAGAGAAGATCCACGAGCTGATGAACAAGGAGGACCAGCTCTCCCAGCTGCAGGTAGACTACTCCCTCCTCCAGCAGAGGTTCCTGGAGGAGGACGACAAGAAGAAGAGCCTGGGCCAGGATGTGGTCAACCTCACCAAAGAGCTGGAGGTCACCAAGCGCTACAGCCGCGCCCTGCGTCCCAGTATGAATGGGAGGAGGATAGTAGATGTCCCAGTCACCTCCACCGCAGTGCAGACAGACGTAGTGGTCAATGAGCCTGTTGAGGAGGACACACCTGCAGTGTTCATCAGGAAATCTGTCCTGGAGGAGAACCATATTATGAGCAACCTGAGGCAGAGGGGTCTAAAGAAGCCTGCAACCGTGCTGGAGCGCTACCCCCCTGCAGCCACTGATCTGGGCCTGAGAAAATCTTGGATACCTTGGATGAAAAAGAATGATGCAGTGACGATCACTCAGACCACCCCAGAGAAGACCCTATCCCCTCAGGTTAATGGGGACTCTTCCGCTCGTCCACCCGAGCTGACCATGTCCCAAAAGCCAGGCCAGCCGCTGCACATCCGAGTGACCCCCGATCACGAGAAAAGCACTGCCTCCTTGAAGATCACTGGCCCTCGTGCTGAGGACTTCTTCTCCAGCACCACCATCATCCCCACCCTGGGCCTTCAGAGGCCCCGCATCACCATTGTTCCCAAGCCCACCGCCGTGTCCTCAAAGAGCAAGCCAGGTGAGGGCATGATGGGTGGGCCTGAGCGGTGCAAGTCTCCagtcaccatcaccaccatctccAGGGCCAAGTCCCCAGACAGGAATAAGGGCTCCTCCTACTCAGACTCgaacagacctctctctcctgtctccatcaTCACAGTGAACACCACTCCAGTGGCCTTTGCCTCCACATCCCCTGAGCCCCATGACATGAGCACCATGGGCCGGGCTGTGTTCAAGGTGACCCCAGAGACGCCTGTCCGAAACTACAACTCCAATGCCAGTATCATCACCACCACAGAGGACAACAAGATCCACATCCATCTGGGAGCTCAGTTCAAGAGGCCATCACACCGCAGCAGTAGCAGCCCCACGGTGACAGCAAGGCCCCTTAGTGTGAGCACAGAGAGCAAGGAGGCACCCACAGGTACGGTGCTGCGCTCCCCATGTCaaaccaacaacaccaccatgcCTGGGAAGACTACGCCAAGCAAATTGACCAGCAGCATCACCATCACCCCCATCACCTCTGCCCTCTCCAGGCCAACTCAGTCTGTG CCCGGGGCGGATGTGCAGTCATCTCGGGCCACGGCCACACGAATCCCTATGCCAAAAGGTATGAAAACAGGCAAGGCAGTTGTGACAGGCGTTTCCACTGTGACACGGATAGAGTCGCGAGCCGAGAGCCAGTCTATGAAAATTGAACTGAAGAGGTCAACAGTCTGCAGCTCTACCTCCTCAGGGGGAGGGAAGTGCTGA
- the LOC110529474 gene encoding filamin-A-interacting protein 1 isoform X3, which yields MRSRSSTAMEGPDDRQINRVTHPTKAFTKEEEENTLEKQKEGKIQTVEPGKVKRPQRTPESSRGQQNAAWVTDLSKEDFLRLLGVMEGEVQAREDIIHMLKSERTQPEALEAHYGSAAPIKPLQALQRDSLLTNNTSTLGDDVYQMPMQELDRLEDKHRETYRRMLEQLLLAEKCHRRTVNELDNEKRKHTDFMNKSDEFTNLLEQERERLKELLEQDKVYQACKDKDQSRRLEKVREELVKLKSFVLMLVDERQLHIEQIDQQSQKVQDLSSELQEREQRLVAVSGNAKEDSQKVLKLEAELECKATKFTQEREEMTAKLANQESQSRQLRLKLASLAHRIEELEESNKALQKSEEDLLELRDKISKGGCGNSSLMAELETLRKRVLEMEGKDEEITKTESQARELRKRLQDEETTGRELRLEVEKLQKRMGELEKLERTFNMNKSECATLHVNIVREKGLANDLAGELGIVKNRMKELENSESRLEKAEMGLKDDLMKLKSFTVILVDERKNMTERIKQEELKSDDLNKMFKTEQGKVMEVTEKLIEESKKFLRLKSEMEVKVTSLTNEKDELKTKLASEEEKCRDLSFKVDVMKKQMKGLEEAERESFKSRANKDKISLAEHNKVNELTQEIERLKNRLKQLEVVEGDLMKTEDEYELLEKKFRTEHDKANVLAQLLDEMKSQTAMNKAIEKGEAVSQEAELRMCCKIEEARTRDLQADVQALKEKIHELMNKEDQLSQLQVDYSLLQQRFLEEDDKKKSLGQDVVNLTKELEVTKRYSRALRPSMNGRRIVDVPVTSTAVQTDVVVNEPVEEDTPAVFIRKSVLEENHIMSNLRQRGLKKPATVLERYPPAATDLGLRKSWIPWMKKNDAVTITQTTPEKTLSPQVNGDSSARPPELTMSQKPGQPLHIRVTPDHEKSTASLKITGPRAEDFFSSTTIIPTLGLQRPRITIVPKPTAVSSKSKPGEGMMGGPERCKSPVTITTISRAKSPDRNKGSSYSDSNRPLSPVSIITVNTTPVAFASTSPEPHDMSTMGRAVFKVTPETPVRNYNSNASIITTTEDNKIHIHLGAQFKRPSHRSSSSPTVTARPLSVSTESKEAPTGTVLRSPCQTNNTTMPGKTTPSKLTSSITITPITSALSRPTQSVPGADVQSSRATATRIPMPKGMKTGKAVVTGVSTVTRIESRAESQSMKIELKRSTVCSSTSSGGGKC from the exons CAGCATGGGTGACGGACCTCTCTAAGGAGGACTTTCTCCGTCTGCTGGGGGTCATGGAGGGGGAGGTGCAG GCCAGAGAGGATATCATCCACATGCTGAAGTCAGAGCGTACCCAACCCGAAGCCCTGGAGGCCCATTACGGCTCAGCTGCCCCAATCAAACCCCTCCAGGCCCTGCAGAGAGACAGCCTACTGACCAACAACACTTCAACGCTAGGGGACGACGTCTACCAGATGCCCATGCAAGAG TTGGACCGGCTGGAGGACAAGCATCGCGAGACTTATAGGCGTATGCTGGAGCAGCTGCTGCTAGCTGAGAAGTGTCACCGCCGCACAGTTAACGAGCTGGACAATGAGAAACGCAAACACACCGACTTCATGAACAAGAGTGATGAGTTCACCAACCTACtggaacaggagagggagag attAAAGGAGTTGCTGGAGCAGGATAAGGTGTACCAGGCTTGTAAAGACAAGGATCAGAGCAGGAGGCTAGAGAAGGTCCGTGAGGAGCTGGTCAAACTCAAGTCCTTTGTCCTGATGCTGGTGGACGAGCGGCAGCTCCACATCGAGCAGATCGACCAGCAGAGCCAGAAGGTCCAGGACCTCAGCAGCGAGCTCCAGGAGAGAGAACAGCGACTGGTCGCTGTCAGCGGCAACGCCAAGGAGGACAGCCAGAAGGTCCTCAAACTCGAGGCGGAGCTAGAGTGCAAAGCCACCAAGTTCACCCAGGAGCGTGAGGAGATGACTGCCAAGCTGGCCAACCAGGAGTCCCAGAGCCGCCAGCTCCGCCTGAAGCTGGCAAGCCTGGCCCACAGGATCGAGGAGCTGGAGGAAAGCAACAAGGCACTGCAGAAGTCAGAGGAAGACCTCCTAGAGCTGAGGGACAAGATCAGCAAGGGGGGGTGTGGGAACTCCAGCCTCATGGCGGAGCTGGAGACACTGCGCAAGAGAGTCCTGGAGATGGAGGGCAAGGATGAGGAGATCACCAAGACAGAGAGCCAAGCCAGGGAGCTGAGGAAGAGGCTACAAGACGAGGAGACCACTGGCCGGGAGCTGAGGCTGGAGGTGGAAAAATTGCAAAAGAGAATGGGGGAGCTGGAGAAACTGGAGAGAACTTTCAACATGAACAAATCAGAGTGTGCAACACTTCATGTTAACATAGTAAGAGAGAAAGGACTGGCAAATGACTTAGCTGGTGAGCTGGGCATAGTTAAAAACCGTATGAAAGAACTGGAGAACTCTGAATCGAGACTTGAGAAAGCAGAGATGGGCCTAAAGGATGACCTGATGAAGCTGAAGTCATTTACAGTGATACTAGTGGATGAGAGGAAGAACATGACTGAGAGAATTAAACAGGAGGAGCTAAAGAGCGATGATTTAAATAAGATGTTCAAAACTGAGCAGGGTAAGGTTATGGAAGTCACAGAAAAGTTGATTGAGGAGAGCAAAAAGTTCCTCAGACTGAAATCAGAAATGGAGGTAAAAGTAACGTCTCTTACTAATGAGAAAGATGAACTGAAAACGAAACTCGCAAGTGAAGAGGAAAAGTGCAGGGATCTTAGCTTCAAGGTCGACGTGATGAAAAAACAAATGAAGGGGCTAGAGGAGGCAGAAAGAGAATCATTCAAAAGCAGAGCTAATAAGGACAAAATATCCCTAGCTGAGCACAACAAAGTCAATGAGCTAACGCAGGAAATCGAAAGACTCAAAAACCGCCTAAAACAGCTAGAGGTGGTGGAAGGTGACCTGATGAAGACAGAGGACGAGTACGAATTACTGGAGAAGAAGTTCCGAACGGAGCACGACAAGGCCAATGTTCTCGCTCAGCTGCTGGATGAGATGAAGAGTCAGACCGCCATGAACAAGGCCatagagaagggagaggcggtGAGCCAGGAGGCTGAGTTAAGGATGTGCTGCAAAATAGAAGAGGCCAGAACCAGAGACCTGCAGGCAGATGTTCAGGCCCTCAAAGAGAAGATCCACGAGCTGATGAACAAGGAGGACCAGCTCTCCCAGCTGCAGGTAGACTACTCCCTCCTCCAGCAGAGGTTCCTGGAGGAGGACGACAAGAAGAAGAGCCTGGGCCAGGATGTGGTCAACCTCACCAAAGAGCTGGAGGTCACCAAGCGCTACAGCCGCGCCCTGCGTCCCAGTATGAATGGGAGGAGGATAGTAGATGTCCCAGTCACCTCCACCGCAGTGCAGACAGACGTAGTGGTCAATGAGCCTGTTGAGGAGGACACACCTGCAGTGTTCATCAGGAAATCTGTCCTGGAGGAGAACCATATTATGAGCAACCTGAGGCAGAGGGGTCTAAAGAAGCCTGCAACCGTGCTGGAGCGCTACCCCCCTGCAGCCACTGATCTGGGCCTGAGAAAATCTTGGATACCTTGGATGAAAAAGAATGATGCAGTGACGATCACTCAGACCACCCCAGAGAAGACCCTATCCCCTCAGGTTAATGGGGACTCTTCCGCTCGTCCACCCGAGCTGACCATGTCCCAAAAGCCAGGCCAGCCGCTGCACATCCGAGTGACCCCCGATCACGAGAAAAGCACTGCCTCCTTGAAGATCACTGGCCCTCGTGCTGAGGACTTCTTCTCCAGCACCACCATCATCCCCACCCTGGGCCTTCAGAGGCCCCGCATCACCATTGTTCCCAAGCCCACCGCCGTGTCCTCAAAGAGCAAGCCAGGTGAGGGCATGATGGGTGGGCCTGAGCGGTGCAAGTCTCCagtcaccatcaccaccatctccAGGGCCAAGTCCCCAGACAGGAATAAGGGCTCCTCCTACTCAGACTCgaacagacctctctctcctgtctccatcaTCACAGTGAACACCACTCCAGTGGCCTTTGCCTCCACATCCCCTGAGCCCCATGACATGAGCACCATGGGCCGGGCTGTGTTCAAGGTGACCCCAGAGACGCCTGTCCGAAACTACAACTCCAATGCCAGTATCATCACCACCACAGAGGACAACAAGATCCACATCCATCTGGGAGCTCAGTTCAAGAGGCCATCACACCGCAGCAGTAGCAGCCCCACGGTGACAGCAAGGCCCCTTAGTGTGAGCACAGAGAGCAAGGAGGCACCCACAGGTACGGTGCTGCGCTCCCCATGTCaaaccaacaacaccaccatgcCTGGGAAGACTACGCCAAGCAAATTGACCAGCAGCATCACCATCACCCCCATCACCTCTGCCCTCTCCAGGCCAACTCAGTCTGTG CCCGGGGCGGATGTGCAGTCATCTCGGGCCACGGCCACACGAATCCCTATGCCAAAAGGTATGAAAACAGGCAAGGCAGTTGTGACAGGCGTTTCCACTGTGACACGGATAGAGTCGCGAGCCGAGAGCCAGTCTATGAAAATTGAACTGAAGAGGTCAACAGTCTGCAGCTCTACCTCCTCAGGGGGAGGGAAGTGCTGA